The window ttttatatgtttccggtaagatttaatattaattcctaccactcgtagcactgtaatcttattttagaataagtcggtaacgttgggtgcgacacgagcagcggccaaatcagcaactacgtactctgaaatctgttgaaatgctgtgcgtgtgtgcgtgcttgtatatgtgtgacatatttagagtttagagtgtgccgatgcgatgtaactaatctgacatactgtaactagagcgattattaatcgtgtatatttctgttttacaggtaaggaatttttacatagaagacgttaaaccggctgcattttcgactgtgttcattgatatgaaatttgcacaagatactgcttcagccgaacccagacctaacccagacctttttttttttttacgtggagaaatccataacggatacccctaaccctcccctaacccagacctaacccagttacacttgtaacatttcattgtattgcatttcacttatttgaataaattgcagttaagtggtaaaagagtttttttatttaacgagcactacttactccttcctattccaaatcacatataaaagacatgctaaaaagaacacctaaaaagatccttccacgcagagtggttttaaaaatcttcgcattaaagcactactttaaatacgccattcactactctcaaactctatcgactttcgttcaaggcttctacttctcttcaaagacattactttgcgctacctctttccacgtcatgttatcctgttacgaagcctgattttagagatatctgaaaatttttgccagattttggcccaggtatcaggagaacatgaagcgaaaagaggtattctgaatttcagctgcgaagacatcctcgattctctctccgaagacgttacttagtgccacctctttcgacgtcatgttatcctgttacgaagcccaattttgtgcattctgaaaattttctccagattttggcccaggtatcaggagaacatgaagcgaaaagaggtattctgaatttcagcttcgaaggcatcctcgattctctctccgaagacattacttagtgccacctcttctgacatcatgttctcctgttacaaagcccaattttgtgcgttctgaaaatttttgccagattttggcccaggtatcaggggaacatgaagcgaaaagaggtattctgaatttcagctgcgaaggcatcttcgattctctctccggagacattacttagtgccacctcttctgacatcatgttctcctgttacaaagcccaattttgtgcattctgaaaatttttgccagattttggcccaggtatcaggagaacatgaagcgaaaagaggtattctgaatttcagctgcgaaggcatcctcgattctctctccgaagacattacttagtgccacctcttctgacatcatgttctcctgttacaaagcccaattttgtgcattctgaaaatttttgccagattttggcccacgtatcaggggaacatgaagcgaaaagaggtattctgaatttcagctgcgaaggcatcttcgattctctctccggagacattacttagtgccacctcttctgacatcatgttctcctgttacaaagcccaattttgtgcattctgaaaatttttgccagattttggcccaggtatcaggagaacatgaagcgaaaagaggtattctgaatttcagctgcgaaggcatcttcgattctctctccggagacattacttagtgccacctcttctgacatcatgttctcctgttacaaagcccaattttgtgcattctgaaaatttttgccagattttggcccagggatctggagaacatgaagcgaaaagaggtattctgaatttcagctgcgaaggcatcttcgattctctctccggagacattacttagtgccacctcttctgacatcatgttctcctgttacaaagcccaattttgtgcattctgaaaatttttgccagattttggcccaggtatcaggagaacatgaagcgaaaagaggtattctgaatttcagctgcgaaggcatcttcgattctctctccggagacattacttagtgccacctcttttgacatcatgttctcctgttacaaagcccaattttgtgcattctgaaaatttttgccagattttggcccaggtatcaggggaacatgaagcgaaaagaggtattctgaatttcagctgcgaaggcatcttcgattctctctccggagacattacttagtgccacctcttctgacatcatgttctcctgttacaaagcccaattttgtgcattctgaaaatttttgccagattttggcccaggtatcaggagaacatgaagcgaaaagaggtattctgaatttcagctgcgaaggcatcttcgattctctctccggagacattacttagtgccacctcttctgacatcatgttctcctgttacaaagcccaattttgtgcattctgaaaatttttgccagattttggcccaggtatcaggagaacatgaagcgaaaagaggtattctgaatttcagctgcgaaggcatcttcgattctctctccggagacattacttagtgccacctcttctgacatcatgttctcctgttacaaagcccaattttgtgcattctgaaaatttttgccagattttggcccagggatcaggagaacatgaagcgaaaagaggtattctgaatttcagctgcgaaggcctcttcgattctatctccggagacattacttagtgccacctcttctgacatcatgttctcctgttacaaagcccaattttggcattctgaaaatttttgccagattttggcccaggtatcaggagaacatgaagcgaaaagaggtattctgaatttcagctgcgaaggcatcttcgattctctctccggagacattacttagtgccacctcttctgacatcatgttctcctgttacaaagcccaattttgtgcattctgaaaatttttgccagattttggcccaggtatcaggagaacatgaagcgaaaagaggtattctgaatttcagctgcgaaggcatcctcgattctctctccgaagacattacttagtgccacctcttctgacatcatgttctcctgttacaaagcccaattttgtgcattctgaaaatttttgccagattttggcccaggtatcaggggaacatgaagcgaaaagaggtattctgaatttcagctgcgaaggcatcttcgattctctctccggagacattacttagtgccacctcttctgacatcatgttctcctgttacaaagcccaattttgtgcattctgaaaatttttgccagattttggcccaggtatcaggagaacatgaagcgaaaagaggtattctgaatttcagctgcgaaggcatcttcgattctctctccggagacattacttagtgccacctcttctgacatcatgttctcctgttacaaagcccaattttgtgcattctgaaaatttttgccagattttggcccagggatctggagaacatgaagcgaaaagtggtattctgaatttcagctgcgaaggcatcttcgattctctctccggagacattacttagtgccacctcttctgacatcatgttctcctgttacaaagcccaattttgtgcattctgaaaatttttgccagattttggcccaggtatcaggagaacatgaagcgaaaagaggtattctgaatttcagctgcgaaggcatcttcgattctctctccggagacattacttagtgccacctcttttgacatcatgttctcctgttacaaagcccaattttgtgcattctgaaaatttttgccagattttggcccaggtatcaggggaacatgaagcgaaaagaggtattctgaatttcagctgcgaaggcatcttcgattctctctccggagacattacttagtgccacctcttctgacatcatgttctcctgttacaaagcccaattttgtgcattctgaaaatttttgccagattttggcccaggtatcaggagaacatgaagcgaaaagaggtattctgaatttcagctgcgaaggcatcttcgattctctctccggagacattacttagtgccacctcttctgacatcatgttctcctgttacaaagcccaattttgtgcattctgaaaatttttgccagattttggcccagggatcaggagaacatgaagcgaaaagaggtattctgaatttcagctgcgaaggcctcttcgattctatctccggagacattacttagtgccacctcttctgacatcatgttctcctgttacaaagcccaattttggcattctgaaaatttttgccagattttggcccaggtatcaggagaacatgaagcgaaaagaggtattctgaatttcagctgcgaaggcctcttcgattctctctccggagacattacttagtgccacctcttctgacatcatgttctcctgttacaaagcccaattttgtgcattctgaaaatttttgccagattttggcccaggtatcaggagaacatgaagcgaaaagaggtattctgaatttcagctgcgaaggcctcttcgattctctctccggggacattacttagtgccacctcttctgacatcatgttctcctgttacaaagcccaattttgtgcattctgaaaatttttgccagattttggcccaggtatcaggagaacatgaagcgaaaagaggtattctgaatttcagctgcgaaggcctcttcgattctctctccggggacattacttagtgccacctcttctgacatcatgttctcctgttacaaagcccaattttgtgcattctgaaaatttttgccagattttggcccagggatcaggagaacatgaagcgaaaagaggtattctgaatttcagctgcgaaggcctcttcgattctatctccggagacattacttagtgccacctcttctgacatcatgttctcctgttacaaagcccaattttggcattctgaaaatttttgccagattttggcccaggtatcaggagaacatgaagcgaaaagaggtattctgaatttcagctgcgaaggcctcttcgattctctctccggagacattacttagtgccacctcttttgacatcatgttctcctgttacaaagcccaattttgtgcattctgaaaatttttgccagattttggcccagggatcaggagaacatgaagcgaaaagaggtattctgaattttagctgcgaaggcctcttcgattctatctccggagacattacttagtgccacctcttctgacatcatgttctcctgttacaaagcccaattttggcattctgaaaatttttgccagattttggcccaggtatcaggagaacatgaagcgaaaagaggtattctgaatttcagctgcgaaggcctcttcgattctctctccggagacattacttagtgccacctcttttgacatcatgttctcctgttacaaagcccaattttgtgcattctgaaaatttttgccagattttggcccagggatcaggagaacatgaagcgaaaagaggtattctgaattttagctgcgaaggcctcttcgattctctctccggagacattacttagtgccacctcttctgacatcatgttctcctgttacaaagcccaattttgtgcattctgaaaatttttgccagattttggcccaggtatcaggagaacatgaagcgaaaagaggtattctgaatttcagctgcgaaggcctcttcgattctctctccggagacattacttagtgccacctcttctgacatcatgttctcctgttacaaagcccaattttgtgcattctgaaaatttttgccagattttggcccaggtatcaggagaacatgaagcgaaaagaggtattctgaatttcagctgcgaaggcctcttcgattctctctccggggacattacttagtgccacctcttctgacatcatgttctcctgttacaaagcccaattttgtgcattctgaaaatttttgccagattttggcccagggatcaggagaacatgaagcgaaaagaggtattctgaatttcagctgcgaaggcctcttcgattctctctccggagacattacttagtgccacctcttctgacatcatgttctcctgttacaaaggccaattttgtgcattctgaaaatttttgccagattttggcccaggtatcaggagaacatgaagcgaaaagaggtattctgaatttcagctgcgaaggcctcttcgattctctctccggagacattacttagtgccacctcttctgacatcatgttctcctgttacaaagcccaattttgtgcattctgaaaatttttgccagattttggcccagggatcaggagaacatgaagcgaaaagaggtattctgaatttcagctgcgaaggcctcttcgattctatctccggagacattacttagtgccacctctcctgacatcatgttctcctgttacaaagcccaattttgtgcattctgaaaatttttgccagattttggcccagggatcaggagaacatgaagcgaaaagaggtattctgaatttcagctgcgaaggcatcttcgattctctctacggagacattacttagtgccacctcttctgacatcatgttctcctgttacaaagcccaattttgtgcattctgaaaatttttgccagattttggcccaggtatcaggagaacatgaagcgaaaagaggtattctgaatttcagctgcgaaggcatcttcgattctctctccggagacattacttagtgctacctcttctgacatcatgttctcctgttacaaagcccaattttgtgcattctgaaaattttctccagattttggcccaggtatcaggagaacatgaagcgaaaagaggtattctgaatttcagctgcgaaggcatcctcgattctctctccgaagacgttacttagtgccacctctttcgacgtcatgttatcctgttacgaagcccaattttgtgcattctgaaaattttctccagattttggcccaggtatcaggagaacatgaagcgaaaagaggtattctgaatttcagctgcgaaggcatcctcgattctctctccgaagacgttacttagtgccacctctttcgacgtcatgttatcctgttgcgaagcccaattttgtgcattctgaaaattttctccagattttggcccaggtatcaggagtacatgaagcgaaaagaggtattctgaatttcagctgcgaaggcatcctcgattctctctccgaagacgttacttagtgccacctctttcgacgtcatgttatcctgttacgaagcccaattttgtgcattctgaatattttctccagattttggcccaggtatcaggagaacatgaagcgaaaagaggtattctgaatttcagctgcgaatgcatcctcgattctctctccgaagacgttacttagtgccacctctttcgacgtcatgttatcctgttacgaagcccaattttgtgcattctgaaaattttctccagattttggcccaggtatcaggagtacatgaagcgaaaagaggtattctgaatttcagctgcgaaggcatcctcgattctctctccgaagacgttacttagtgccacctctttcgacgtcatgttatcctgttacgaagcccaattttgtgcattctaaatattttctccagattttggcccaggtatcaggagaacatgaagcgaaaagaggtggcactaagtaacgtctccggagagagaatcgaggatgccttcgcagctgaaattcagaatacctcttttcgcttcatgttctcctgatacctgggccaaaatctggcgagaattttcagatatctctaaaatcaggcttcgtaacaggataacatgacgtggaaagaggtagcgcaaagtaatgtctctgaagagaagtagaagccttgaacgaaagtcgatagagtttgagagtattgaatggcatatttaaagtagtgctttaatgcgaagatttttaaaaccactctgcgtggaaggatctttttaggtgttctttttagcatatcttttatatgtgatttggaataggaaggagtaagtagtgctcgttaaataaaaaaactcttttaccacttaactgcaatttattcaaataagtgaaatgcaatacaatgaaatgttaggcgagtgtaactgggttaggtctgggttaggggagggttaggggtatccgttatggatttctccacgtaaaaaaaaaaaaaggtctgggttaggtctgggttcggctgaagcagtatcttgtgcaaatttcatatcaatgaacccagtcgaaaatgcagccggtttaacgtcttctatgtaaaaattccttacctgtaaaacagaaatatacacgattaataatcgctctagttacagtatgtcagattagttacatcgcatcggcacactctaaactctaaatatgtcacacatatacaagcacgcacacacgcacagcatttcaacagatttcagagtacgtagttgctgatttggccgctgctcgtgtcgcacccaacgttaccgacttattctaaaataagattacagtgctacgagtggtaggaattaatattaaatcttaccggaaacatataaaatctaaaatgactaatttcaatcaacatgttgcacaataaaattattccctttactaatatattttcatacgtgacaaaatgttgtaacgtttctcccattttcaataatagacaagtcatgttactaaaaatatttttcttcttacaggttttaacttcggaatatttcgacggaatgatggaaaccttgatagtaatcacaagaaaatagtgacttgatataccttatactttattgtaacactgtaaaggccttttatgcaaatatattgaaagaaacttgaaacaaactgtattattattcagaaataccttttacatattcctatccaaatttcaaatatctatggtatttccttaagaataccatagaaattacaagcttcgagtctttcaaaagcatcacattaaccgagaactgtttaaaggcccatgaaaggcgtagctcttgtttgctactttaaggcgatgccttcgaagctgaaattcagaatacctcttttcgcttcatgttctcctgatacctgggccaaaatctggagaaaattttcagaatgcacaaaattgggcttcgtaacaggataacatgacgtcgaaagaggtggcactaagtaacgtcttcggagagagaatcgaggatgccttcgcagctaaaattcagaatacctcttttcgcttcatgttctcctgatacctgggccaaaatctggagaaaattttcagaatgcacaaaattgggcttcgtaacaggataacatgacgtcgaaagaggtggcactaagtaacgtcttcggagagagaatcgaggatgccttcgcagctaaaattcagaatacctcttttcgcttcatgttctcctgatacctgggccaaaatctggagaaaattttcagaatgcacaaaattgggcttcgtaacaggataacatgacgtcgaaagaggtggcactaagtaatgtctccgtagagcaaattaaagagcgagtagtggcgcagatgtttcgagacagtggctgtttaacaaagagacgcagaattttggagcgcctcttatttgcaactttaaggcgatgcctttgaagctgaaatttaggttatattttctgtcacttcgaggagccgaccacataataatcacgcgcatccagtctgcgcattttcactagcccaattcaacattcaatacaattttgtatatataatgtttgttgataactgctttctgcagaggacgtgtaataagtgtatttcatgttctgtttcggtgctttgccaataaaaaaatgtctaacctaacaaatttcattttctggggacattccctcatctattttcccttttcacttagaattctttactgctaacgtagaatattgtagcataagcacatttcaagtaattgaaatgtacaatgaattttctacgtttacagtaccagccgactttccgtttaaatttttataagtataacggaacagctgagaatttctttccttattcagaatagaatacagaaatagcaaacagctccctctcgcgttcaccgggtaatcgtcgatctatcggtattaccatttctgtgcagaaaaaaatgctgtaataccgacctgccgaatcggacaggtcacgtgacgtgtctacccccttaaaagccGCGGACGCCTATGAAGCTGAGATATTTGTGCATATTGACGCGAGGCATTTAAATTCTTAATACTTCCaagattttattatttcgtGTTGGTGGCACTGCTGTGTTTCTTTCATATAAAGGGGTGTTCACGCGGAAAATTAGTTGTTTTGTGCTGTTTGAAATCGTCGACATATAGGATGACGTTTCCTCAAGCTCACCAAGTAGAATTAATAGCACTAGCAGAACTAGCAGGAATTTCGGCAGTCCCAGGAGTTTATCGGTAATAATTCATGAAACACTTACGCATAACCTCTGAAACTCTCTGACGGCCTTCGCGAGATGACCTAATATTTTGACATTTCCCAATTGGTGTAAATATGTTtcaagcatttttaaaattatatcagATAAATTAATCTCACTCATATGACATTAAAATATTGCGAAAACAGTTAATGTTATTCTTCTAGAATCATACTGGAACTTCTGGCGCTTCAAATATCACCGGAGGACATATATATTCTCCTCAAGCAAATATGCCCACGATCGATAGACAAACAACAGACTGTAAATACTACTAAAGACGTGCCCAATACGTTACCCACGAATTAATATGTACCTTTAAA is drawn from Andrena cerasifolii isolate SP2316 chromosome 8, iyAndCera1_principal, whole genome shotgun sequence and contains these coding sequences:
- the LOC143372506 gene encoding uncharacterized protein LOC143372506 translates to MTFPQAHQVELIALAELAGISAVPGVYRIILELLALQISPEDIYILLKQICPRSIDKQQTVNTTKDVPNTLPTN